In a single window of the Gossypium hirsutum isolate 1008001.06 chromosome D02, Gossypium_hirsutum_v2.1, whole genome shotgun sequence genome:
- the LOC107908474 gene encoding 26S proteasome non-ATPase regulatory subunit 1 homolog A, which yields MAAAAATMVSSAGGLLAMLNESHPQLKLHALSNLVSFVDQFWPEISTSVPIIESLYEDEEFDQHQRQLAALLVSKVFYYLGELNDSLSYALGAGPLFDVSEDSDYVHTLLSKAIDEYASFRSKAAESSAEVASVDPRLEAIVERMLDRCLMDGKYHQAMGIAIECRRLDKLEEAITRSDNVHLTLAYSINVSHSYVYRREYRQEVLRLLVKVYQQLPSPDYLSICQCLMFLDEPEGVANILEKLLRSETKEDALLAFQVAFDLVENEHQAFLLNVRDRLPPPKSLPSESEQPGSTDSAPAQNEYSTAPDVQMTDGSSASMTNMHDADPKEVVYAERLNKIKGILSGETSIQLTLQFLYSHNKSDLLILKTIKQSVEMRNSVCHTATIYANAIMHAGTTVDTFLRENLDWLSRATNWAKFSATAGLGVIHRGHLQQGRSLMAPYLPQGAAGGGGSPYSEGGALYALGLIHANHGEGIKQFLRDSLSNTNIEVIQHGACLGLGLAALGTADEEIYDDIKSVLYTDSAVAGEAAGISMGLLMVGTASEKASEMLAYAHETQHEKIIRGLALGIALTVYGREEEADTLIEQMTLDQDPILRYGGMYALALAYRGTANNKAIRHLLHFAVSDVSDDVRRTAVLALGFVLYSEPEQTPRIVSLLSESYNPHVRYGAALAVGISCAGTGLSEAIALLEPLTSDVVDFVRQGALIAMAMVMIQVNEASDSRVGTFRRQLEKIILDKHEDTMSKMGAILASGILDAGGRNVTIRLLSKTKHDKVTAVVGFAVFSQFWYWYPLIYFVSLSFSPTALIGLNYDLRVPRFEFLSHSKPSLFEYPKPTTVPTTTSAVKLPTAVLSTSAKAKARAKKEAEQKANAEKSSGQESSSTAPNTGKEKSSGEKDREAMQVDGPPEKKTEPEPSFEILTNPARVVPAQEKFIKFLDGRYVPVKAAPSGFILLKDNCPNEPEELSLTDAPATTSPAGGSAAGQQQSSSLAMAVDDEPQPPQPFEYTS from the exons ATGGCGGCGGCAGCGGCGACGATGGTCAGCTCCGCTGGAGGGTTACTGGCGATGCTCAATGAGAGCCATCCTCAGCTGAAGTTGCATGCTCTCTCTAATCTTGTCAGCTTCGTGGACCAATTTTGGCCAGAGATCTCCACCAGCGTTCCTATAAT AGAAAGCTTGTATGAAGATGAAGAATTCGACCAGCATCAGAGACAACTTGCTGCGCTGCTTGTCTCAAAG GTCTTCTATTACTTGGGTGAACTCAATGATTCATTGTCCTATGCTCTTGGAGCTGGCCCCCTTTTCGATGTTTCTGAGGATTCTGATTATGTTCATACTCTCCTTT CCAAGGCGATAGATGAGTATGCCAGCTTTCGGTCAAAGGCAGCAGAATCAAGTGCTGAAGTAGCATCAGTTGACCCTAGGTTAGAAGCTATTGTGGAGAGAATGCTGGATCG GTGTCTGATGGATGGAAAATACCACCAAGCCATGGGAATCGCAATTGAGTGCCGGAGACTAGATAAACTTGAGGAAGCAATAACAAGGAGTGATAATGTTCATCTGACTTTAGCATATTCCATTAATGTCTCACATTCCTATGTTTATCGCCGAGAGTATCGCCAAGAA GTGCTTCGGCTTCTTGTTAAAGTTTACCAACAGCTTCCTTCTCCTGATTATTTGAGTATTTGTCAGTGTCTCATGTTCTTGGATGAACCTGAAGGTGTTGCTAATATATTGGAGAAACTTCTCCGTTCTGAAACTAAAGAGGATGCTCTTTTGGCTTTCCAAGTCGCGTTTGATCTTGTGGAGAATGAGCACCAGGCTTTTCTCTTAAATGTCAGAGATCGCCTTCCACCTCCCAAATCTCTGCCTTCAGAATCAGAACAACCAGGATCCACCGATTCTGCTCCTGCACAAAATGAATATTCTACTGCTCCAGATGTTCAGATGACAGATGGATCTTCTGCTTCTATGACAAATATGCATGATGCAGATCCTAAAGAAGTTGTGTATGCCGAGAGGCTAAACAAAATCAAAGGGATTTTGTCTGGAGAGACATCCATACAATTGACTCTACAATTCTTGTACAGTCATAACAA ATCCGATCTATTGATTCTGAAGACGATAAAGCAGTCCGTTGAAATGAGGAATAGTGTATGCCACACTGCCACCATCTACGCTAATGCCATCATGCATGCTGGAACTACGGTAGACACATTCCTGAGGGAAAATCTG GACTGGCTAAGTCGAGCCACCAATTGGGCCAAATTTAGTGCGACAGCAGGGCTGGGTGTTATTCACAGAGGACATCTGCAGCAGGGGAGGTCTCTGATGGCTCCATACCTGCCCCAGGGTGCAGCTGGTGGTGGTGGGAGTCCGTACTCCGAAGGTGGTGCACTATATGCTTTAGGTCTCATTCATGCCAACCATGGTGAGGGCATTAAGCAATTCCTTCGTGATAGCCTAAGCAACACTAATATAGAG GTTATCCAACATGGTGCATGCTTAGGTCTTGGTTTGGCAGCTCTTGGAACTGCTGATGAAGAAATTTATGATGACATCAAAAGCGTGCTTTATACTGACAGTGCTGTTGCTGGTGAAGCTGCTGGAATCAGTATGGGTTTGCTTATGGTTGGTACTGCAAGTGAGAAAGCTAGCGAGATGCTTGCTTATGCACATGAGACCCAGCATGAGAAAATTATCAG GGGTTTAGCGTTAGGGATAGCCCTTACTGTTTATGGAAGGGAAGAAGAAGCAGATACATTAATAGAGCAGATGACTCTGGATCAAGATCCTATACTACGTTATGGTGGTATGTATGCATTAGCATTGGCCTACAGGGGAACTGCAAACAACAAGGCCATTCGTCACCTGTTGCACTTTGCTGTATCAGATGTGAGTGATGATGTTAGGAGAACTGCTGTTTTAGCACTTGGGTTTGTCCTTTACTCTGAGCCAGAGCAG ACTCCTAGAATTGTCTCCTTGCTATCCGAATCTTACAACCCACATGTTCGATATGGTGCGGCTCTTGCAGTGGGGATTTCATGTGCTGGTACAGGATTGAGTGAGGCCATAGCATTGCTAGAACCCTTAACATCAGATGTTGTTGATTTTGTTCGTCAAGGTGCCCTCATTGCGATGGCTATGGTCATGATCCAGGTCAATGAAGCCAGTGATTCTCGTGTCGGAACATTCAG GCGACAATTGGAAAAGATTATACTTGATAAGCACGAAGACACAATGAGCAAGATGGGAGCAATATTGGCCTCTGGGATCCTTGATGCTGGTGGGAGGAATGTAACCATAAGACTTCTTTCCAAGACAAAACACGACAAAGTCACTGCAGTTGTTGGTTTTGCTGTTTTTAGCCAGTTTTGGTATTGGTATCCCCTCATTTATTTTGTGAGCTTGTCGTTCTCGCCCACGGCTCTTATTGGACTGAACTACGACCTGAGGGTTCCAAGATTTGAGTTCTTATCACATTCAAAACCTTCACTTTTTGAGTATCCAAAACCAACTACGGTGCCAACCACCACATCTGCTGTTAAACTTCCAACTGCTGTCCTGTCAACTTCGGCAAAGGCTAAAGCTAGGGCTAAGAAAGAGGCAGAACAAAAGGCAAATGCTGAAAAATCATCAGGGCAAGAGTCCTCGTCTACTGCTCCAAATACCGGAAAAGAGAAATCGTCTGGCGAGAAAGACAGGGAAGCTATGCAG GTTGATGGTCCTCCGGAGAAGAAAACCGAGCCTGAGCCATCATTTGAGATTTTGACCAACCCAGCAAGAGTGGTTCCAGCTCAAGAGAAGTTCATCAAGTTTTTAGATGGTCGGTACGTGCCCGTAAAGGCGGCACCGTCCGGGTTTATTCTTCTCAAGGACAATTGCCCTAATGAACCAGAGGAGCTTTCTCTAACAGATGCCCCAGCAACTACATCTCCAGCCGGTGGATCAGCAGCTGGACAACAACAGAGTTCTTCATTGGCTATGGCAGTTGACGATGAACCTCAGCCACCTCAACCTTTTGAGTACACATCCTGA